The Rhopalosiphum maidis isolate BTI-1 chromosome 1, ASM367621v3, whole genome shotgun sequence genome has a segment encoding these proteins:
- the LOC113548023 gene encoding uncharacterized protein LOC113548023 isoform X2 yields MGSRETGIEAYQKVERDIAREEQAAPAPSLGHEMAKLDRFIADIENLMSQLSQERIADVEITSNDRFSQRYLNSRIVDESDNAIRTVMAELRINLNQILAIEHEEFIANLNRKSIKLHHLNWLSQMRARSEEEISKLSVRVQHLQKLYESQELIIKNLVGNKSSNTGQLERELDRVRSYRDTLVSGELSWKDATLFAQDSADYSRTAYKSWHSLRTEEDESIRFRQALKTRDSMHQAALCVRMAQTMLPGVQFPYCTSREVFAILQVIEYLFTDLQVSERFGHALEVYKSFNKRATALTQWLKQTTDETIHKDVEEVDERINDLANTLSQERTMNRTEFRETNSERYNILGSHQRIVTKWLGDTIGPKKEYIELHSRFRL; encoded by the exons ATGGGTTCTAGAGAAACTGGTATTGAGGCATACCAAAAAGTGGAGCGTGACATCGCCAGAGAAGAACAAGCTGCACCGGCTCCATCTTTAGGTCACGAGATGGCAAAACTAGATCGTTTTATTGCAGATATAGAAAATCTTATGAGTCAGCTCAGTCAAGAACGTATAGCGGATGTTGAAATAACATCCAACGACCGATTTTCCCAAAGATATCTGAATTCGAG AATTGTAGATGAAAGCGACAATGCAATTAGGACTGTCATGGCAGAACTACGAATAAATTTGAATCAAATACTTGCAATAGAACATGAAGAATTCATTGCAAATCTTAATCGAAAa TCTATAAAACTTCATCATTTAAATTGGTTAAGTCAAATGAGAGCCAGAAGTGAAGAAGAAATATCAAAACTTAGTGTAAGAGTACAACATTTACAGAAACTTTATGAAAGCCAAgaactaataataa aaaatttaGTCGGGAATAAGTCATCGAATACTGGGCAATTAGAACGAGAATTGGACAGGGTTCGTAGTTATCGAGATACGTTAGTTAGTGGAGAATTGTCATGGAAAGATGCTACGTTATTCGCACAAGACTCTGCAGATTATAGTCGTACAGCATATAAAAGTTGGCATTCATTGCGAACTGAAGA AGACGAATCTATAAGATTTCGCCAAGCACTAAAAACTAGAGACTCAATGCACCAAGCAGCTCTATGTGTTAGGATGGCACAGACTATGTTACCTGGTGTTCAATTCCCGTATTGTACTTCGAGAGAAGTATTCGCTATTCTACAA GTGATCGAATACTTGTTTACTGATTTGCAAGTTTCAGAAAGATTTGGTCATGCTCTAGaagtttataaaagttttaacaaaAGAGCGACAGCTTTAACTCAGTGGCTAAAACAG ACAACAGATGAAACGATACATAAAGATGTCGAAGAAGTGGATGAACGTATCAATGATTTGGCAAATACACTGAGTCAAGAGAGAACAATGAACAGG acAGAGTTTCGCGAGACCAATTCAGAACGGTACAACATACTAGGATCTCATCAACGTATTGTTACTAAATGGCTTGGCGATACCATAGGAcctaaaaaagaatatattgaGCTGCATTCAAGATTTCGTTTGTAA
- the LOC113548023 gene encoding uncharacterized protein LOC113548023 isoform X1 — protein MGCAPSTQGSITDNGMGSRETGIEAYQKVERDIAREEQAAPAPSLGHEMAKLDRFIADIENLMSQLSQERIADVEITSNDRFSQRYLNSRIVDESDNAIRTVMAELRINLNQILAIEHEEFIANLNRKSIKLHHLNWLSQMRARSEEEISKLSVRVQHLQKLYESQELIIKNLVGNKSSNTGQLERELDRVRSYRDTLVSGELSWKDATLFAQDSADYSRTAYKSWHSLRTEEDESIRFRQALKTRDSMHQAALCVRMAQTMLPGVQFPYCTSREVFAILQVIEYLFTDLQVSERFGHALEVYKSFNKRATALTQWLKQTTDETIHKDVEEVDERINDLANTLSQERTMNRTEFRETNSERYNILGSHQRIVTKWLGDTIGPKKEYIELHSRFRL, from the exons atgggaTGTGCCCCGAGCACTCAAGGAAGCATAAct GATAACGGAATGGGTTCTAGAGAAACTGGTATTGAGGCATACCAAAAAGTGGAGCGTGACATCGCCAGAGAAGAACAAGCTGCACCGGCTCCATCTTTAGGTCACGAGATGGCAAAACTAGATCGTTTTATTGCAGATATAGAAAATCTTATGAGTCAGCTCAGTCAAGAACGTATAGCGGATGTTGAAATAACATCCAACGACCGATTTTCCCAAAGATATCTGAATTCGAG AATTGTAGATGAAAGCGACAATGCAATTAGGACTGTCATGGCAGAACTACGAATAAATTTGAATCAAATACTTGCAATAGAACATGAAGAATTCATTGCAAATCTTAATCGAAAa TCTATAAAACTTCATCATTTAAATTGGTTAAGTCAAATGAGAGCCAGAAGTGAAGAAGAAATATCAAAACTTAGTGTAAGAGTACAACATTTACAGAAACTTTATGAAAGCCAAgaactaataataa aaaatttaGTCGGGAATAAGTCATCGAATACTGGGCAATTAGAACGAGAATTGGACAGGGTTCGTAGTTATCGAGATACGTTAGTTAGTGGAGAATTGTCATGGAAAGATGCTACGTTATTCGCACAAGACTCTGCAGATTATAGTCGTACAGCATATAAAAGTTGGCATTCATTGCGAACTGAAGA AGACGAATCTATAAGATTTCGCCAAGCACTAAAAACTAGAGACTCAATGCACCAAGCAGCTCTATGTGTTAGGATGGCACAGACTATGTTACCTGGTGTTCAATTCCCGTATTGTACTTCGAGAGAAGTATTCGCTATTCTACAA GTGATCGAATACTTGTTTACTGATTTGCAAGTTTCAGAAAGATTTGGTCATGCTCTAGaagtttataaaagttttaacaaaAGAGCGACAGCTTTAACTCAGTGGCTAAAACAG ACAACAGATGAAACGATACATAAAGATGTCGAAGAAGTGGATGAACGTATCAATGATTTGGCAAATACACTGAGTCAAGAGAGAACAATGAACAGG acAGAGTTTCGCGAGACCAATTCAGAACGGTACAACATACTAGGATCTCATCAACGTATTGTTACTAAATGGCTTGGCGATACCATAGGAcctaaaaaagaatatattgaGCTGCATTCAAGATTTCGTTTGTAA
- the LOC113548023 gene encoding uncharacterized protein LOC113548023 isoform X3 produces the protein MGCAPSTQGSITDNGMGSRETGIEAYQKVERDIAREEQAAPAPSLGHEMAKLDRFIADIENLMSQLSQERIADVEITSNDRFSQRYLNSRIVDESDNAIRTVMAELRINLNQILAIEHEEFIANLNRKSIKLHHLNWLSQMRARSEEEISKLSVRVQHLQKLYESQELIIKNLVGNKSSNTGQLERELDRVRSYRDTLVSGELSWKDATLFAQDSADYSRTAYKSWHSLRTEEDESIRFRQALKTRDSMHQAALCVRMAQTMLPGVQFPYCTSREVFAILQVIEYLFTDLQVSERFGHALEVYKSFNKRATALTQWLKQTTDETIHKDVEEVDERINDLANTLSQERTMNRSFARPIQNGTTY, from the exons atgggaTGTGCCCCGAGCACTCAAGGAAGCATAAct GATAACGGAATGGGTTCTAGAGAAACTGGTATTGAGGCATACCAAAAAGTGGAGCGTGACATCGCCAGAGAAGAACAAGCTGCACCGGCTCCATCTTTAGGTCACGAGATGGCAAAACTAGATCGTTTTATTGCAGATATAGAAAATCTTATGAGTCAGCTCAGTCAAGAACGTATAGCGGATGTTGAAATAACATCCAACGACCGATTTTCCCAAAGATATCTGAATTCGAG AATTGTAGATGAAAGCGACAATGCAATTAGGACTGTCATGGCAGAACTACGAATAAATTTGAATCAAATACTTGCAATAGAACATGAAGAATTCATTGCAAATCTTAATCGAAAa TCTATAAAACTTCATCATTTAAATTGGTTAAGTCAAATGAGAGCCAGAAGTGAAGAAGAAATATCAAAACTTAGTGTAAGAGTACAACATTTACAGAAACTTTATGAAAGCCAAgaactaataataa aaaatttaGTCGGGAATAAGTCATCGAATACTGGGCAATTAGAACGAGAATTGGACAGGGTTCGTAGTTATCGAGATACGTTAGTTAGTGGAGAATTGTCATGGAAAGATGCTACGTTATTCGCACAAGACTCTGCAGATTATAGTCGTACAGCATATAAAAGTTGGCATTCATTGCGAACTGAAGA AGACGAATCTATAAGATTTCGCCAAGCACTAAAAACTAGAGACTCAATGCACCAAGCAGCTCTATGTGTTAGGATGGCACAGACTATGTTACCTGGTGTTCAATTCCCGTATTGTACTTCGAGAGAAGTATTCGCTATTCTACAA GTGATCGAATACTTGTTTACTGATTTGCAAGTTTCAGAAAGATTTGGTCATGCTCTAGaagtttataaaagttttaacaaaAGAGCGACAGCTTTAACTCAGTGGCTAAAACAG ACAACAGATGAAACGATACATAAAGATGTCGAAGAAGTGGATGAACGTATCAATGATTTGGCAAATACACTGAGTCAAGAGAGAACAATGAACAGG AGTTTCGCGAGACCAATTCAGAACGGTACAACATACTAG
- the LOC113548023 gene encoding uncharacterized protein LOC113548023 isoform X4, giving the protein MGCAPSTQGSITDNGMGSRETGIEAYQKVERDIAREEQAAPAPSLGHEMAKLDRFIADIENLMSQLSQERIADVEITSNDRFSQRYLNSRIVDESDNAIRTVMAELRINLNQILAIEHEEFIANLNRKSIKLHHLNWLSQMRARSEEEISKLSVRVQHLQKLYESQELIIKNLVGNKSSNTGQLERELDRVRSYRDTLVSGELSWKDATLFAQDSADYSRTAYKSWHSLRTEEDESIRFRQALKTRDSMHQAALCVRMAQTMLPGVQFPYCTSREVFAILQVIEYLFTDLQVSERFGHALEVYKSFNKRATALTQWLKQTTDETIHKDVEEVDERINDLANTLSQERTMNRVR; this is encoded by the exons atgggaTGTGCCCCGAGCACTCAAGGAAGCATAAct GATAACGGAATGGGTTCTAGAGAAACTGGTATTGAGGCATACCAAAAAGTGGAGCGTGACATCGCCAGAGAAGAACAAGCTGCACCGGCTCCATCTTTAGGTCACGAGATGGCAAAACTAGATCGTTTTATTGCAGATATAGAAAATCTTATGAGTCAGCTCAGTCAAGAACGTATAGCGGATGTTGAAATAACATCCAACGACCGATTTTCCCAAAGATATCTGAATTCGAG AATTGTAGATGAAAGCGACAATGCAATTAGGACTGTCATGGCAGAACTACGAATAAATTTGAATCAAATACTTGCAATAGAACATGAAGAATTCATTGCAAATCTTAATCGAAAa TCTATAAAACTTCATCATTTAAATTGGTTAAGTCAAATGAGAGCCAGAAGTGAAGAAGAAATATCAAAACTTAGTGTAAGAGTACAACATTTACAGAAACTTTATGAAAGCCAAgaactaataataa aaaatttaGTCGGGAATAAGTCATCGAATACTGGGCAATTAGAACGAGAATTGGACAGGGTTCGTAGTTATCGAGATACGTTAGTTAGTGGAGAATTGTCATGGAAAGATGCTACGTTATTCGCACAAGACTCTGCAGATTATAGTCGTACAGCATATAAAAGTTGGCATTCATTGCGAACTGAAGA AGACGAATCTATAAGATTTCGCCAAGCACTAAAAACTAGAGACTCAATGCACCAAGCAGCTCTATGTGTTAGGATGGCACAGACTATGTTACCTGGTGTTCAATTCCCGTATTGTACTTCGAGAGAAGTATTCGCTATTCTACAA GTGATCGAATACTTGTTTACTGATTTGCAAGTTTCAGAAAGATTTGGTCATGCTCTAGaagtttataaaagttttaacaaaAGAGCGACAGCTTTAACTCAGTGGCTAAAACAG ACAACAGATGAAACGATACATAAAGATGTCGAAGAAGTGGATGAACGTATCAATGATTTGGCAAATACACTGAGTCAAGAGAGAACAATGAACAGGGTGAGATAA
- the LOC113549989 gene encoding uncharacterized protein LOC113549989: MSLKYNEEFKYALRDIANNSFKLENQFDRVRCTEWVHKLVMLSDDSLENIKIRNDYAQYLRIMLRAGVLHGIFSNSPPSTLMPFPEAMGKLVASKVTSLPPMGPINVYMKHWSPDGRAYVAIKPIPGKGVLTYLSVTPITDGQHN, encoded by the exons atgtcactAAAATATAACGAAGAGTTTAAATACGCATTACGTGATATAGCAAACAACTCATTCAAATTGGAAAATCAATTTg acagAGTTCGTTGTACTGAATGGGTTCATAAACTGGTGATGTTGTCAGATGActctttagaaaatattaaaattcgcaATGATTATGCtcaatatttacgtataatgCTCAGAGCTGGTGTTCTGCACGGAATTTTTTCCAACAGTCCACCATCAACTTTAATGCCATTCCCTGAAGCTATG ggAAAGCTAGTAGCATCAAAAGTAACATCTCTTCCACCTATGGgaccaataaatgtatatatgaagCACTGGTCTCCAGATGGACGAGCTTATGTCGCTATAAAACCGATACCTGGAAAAGGagtattaacttatttatcaGTTACTCCAATAACTGATGGGCAacataattag
- the LOC113548038 gene encoding target of rapamycin complex 2 subunit MAPKAP1-like isoform X2, protein MALYDSKHWLLSHIRNSFISSDDTGISEVVMGGENVLQTISTSKYDIYPGIEDNEEEEELAESLDIHTEFGVRRQRSHTSVQLERLQRNMIKSANVRHVKWEITPVSLTDEEKAELFPKKDISHQKKNYVSELSKLLKACPYLPLNPFREYSKYDGNAQLGEATRKYGIFITMLNLERRNYPMQVSIIATAKVHDLIGLVCWKCTIEYPDCTLKDSVDCYALYIAEDDGEVDFDFPCLDSRETVAKFGFGFLAIVERDSKLAPATSNHSPTSQEGNSVLCENVNTKAQQQLEGELNKLLAIEAPLYQLYHVNILNKVRAKIEIHLGISGQKIELDPVVKQRSSSKFPWTKQKPATYDMDCVVACDLTETKSNNRAVLRLVYDSTALSSSIGDSAPSQQGTAVWSNFKHHDFEAEQKVAEDIVQKINNILELRCSVRRQEYISLRERKSHRRRSFHLGPR, encoded by the exons ATGGCACTCTACGACAGCAAACATTGGCTTCTATCTCACATCAGAAACTCGTTCATATCGTCAGATGACACAG GGATTAGCGAGGTGGTTATGGGTGGAGAAAATGTGCTTCAAACAATATCCACATCAAAATATGACATATACCCAGGAATTGAAGATaatgaagaagaagaagaattgGCAGAATCACTTGATATTCATACtg aatttggaGTTCGACGTCAGCGATCTCATACATCAGTTCAGTTAGAACGTCTGCAaagaaatatgataaaatctgCTAATGTGCGCCATGTAAAATGGGAAATAACACCCGTTTCCCTTACag atgaaGAAAAGGCTGAATTATTTCCTAAAAAAGACATCAGTcaccagaaaaaaaattatgtttctgaattatctaaattattgaaaGCTTGCCCATACCTACCACTGAATCCATTTCGagaatattctaaatatgatggaaat gccCAGCTAGGTGAAGCTACTAGAAAATATggcatatttataactatgctTAATTTAGAACGCCGTAACTATCCTATGCAAGTATCAATTATAGCCACTGCAAAAGTACATGATCTAATTGGTTTAGTTTGCTGGAAATGCACTATTGAATATCCAGATTGCACATTAAa GGATAGTGTTGATTGTTATGCACTTTACATAGCAGAAGATGATGGCGAagttgattttgattttccaTGTTTAGACTCTCGAGAGACTGTTGCTAAATTTGGATTTGGGTTCTTAGCTATTGTTGAACGTGACAGTAAATTAGCACCAGCTACTTCAAATCATTCCCCTACATCACA GGAAGGAAATTCTGTCTTGtgtgaaaatgtaaatactaaag CTCAACAACAACTAGAAGgagaattaaataaacttctTGCTATTGAAGCACCTTTATACCAATTATATCatgtgaatattttgaataaagttAGAGCAAAAATAGAAATACACCTAG GGATATCTGgacaaaaaatagaattagATCCAGTTGTAAAGCAAAGATCTAGTTCTAAATTTCCATGGACAAAACAAAAGCCAGCTACGTATGACATGGATTGTGTGGTAGCATGTGATCTTACAGAAACAAAATCTAACAATCGTGCTGTCTTAAGACTTGTATATGATAGTACCGCATTAAGCTCTAGTATTGGAGATAGTGCCCCTAGTCAACAAGGTACTGCTGTATGGAGTAATTTCAAACACCATGATTTTGAAGCTGAACAAAAAGTAGCTGAagatattgtacaaaaaatcaataatattttagaactcAGATGTAGTGTAAGAAGACAGGAATATATCTCATTACGTGAACGTAAGTCACATCGCAGAAGAAGCTTTCATCTTGGTCCAAGATAA
- the LOC113548038 gene encoding GTPase-activating protein skywalker-like isoform X1, which produces MVIINDLDYQPFQSLVNVDSIPFVIPECTITKKQPNKTFSEIQHLITNGRHKEVKKLLRSHHWPADNMIRSQLWSALCKQHNNNNMTEGFYWDLVVQLFGTKELPDKTSILPPFVDSKHRHIYHLTAVGKEVADRVVCVLGFACPDITYSPAIYSLVSLFLHFMPEEECYNSLTSLVSSKRLVFMTQTKSLYEVTWRTVMRVTRKHASSASINLTKFCSATKMEHVYTDWMWWIFQGLPFHHIVRVMDCYLHEGIKVLYRVAMAILKLFHKNTSKRNSPWALEALNNGLEATLMKFCRQMPVSPNKLLKTAFNIRALSAAYLHRIFVKTEMSMKSKAIVSNSHQLIRSRSSENLPTSQSQVNIQLLSHTLSTRELFTLWSWLPMRITMYQPILLYTTEEHGCSLTTFYFRVEQHEPTLLIIKTCTDDVFGAYCSTKWLERNRKDDRGNRTAYFGTGETFLFSLFPERSKYPWVGMENDNVCHSNELFMAADSKMITIGGGDGQAIWMDENIRFGKSDSCSTFNNPPLCPGKDFEIKVLEVYGFGGAIL; this is translated from the coding sequence ATGGTCATTATCAATGATCTCGATTACCAGCCATTCCAATCGCTAGTCAATGTCGACAGTATTCCATTTGTCATTCCAGAATGCACAATTACAAAGAAGCAGccaaacaaaacatttagtGAAATCCAACATCTCATTACTAATGGACGACATAAGGaagttaaaaaactattacgtAGCCACCATTGGCCCGCCGATAACATGATTCGCTCCCAACTGTGGTCTGCACTGTGTAAACagcacaacaacaataatatgactGAAGGTTTCTACTGGGATCTAGTTGTACAATTATTTGGTACCAAAGAATTACCAGATAAAACTAGTATATTACCACCTTTTGTTGATTCAAAACATAgacatatttatcatttaactgCTGTCGGTAAAGAAGTAGCTGACCGAGTTGTATGTGTACTTGGGTTTGCGTGTCCTGATATTACTTATAGTCCAGCAATTTACTCATTAGtctcattatttttacattttatgccTGAAGAAGaatgttataatagtttaactaGTCTTGTATCTTCAAAACGATTGGTTTTTATGACTCaaacaaaatcattatatgAAGTTACGTGGAGAACTGTAATGCGAGTTACAAGGAAGCATGCAAGTAGtgcttcaattaatttaacaaaattttgttCGGCCACCAAAATGGAACATGTATATACTGATTGGATGTGGTGGATTTTTCAAGGCCTTCCATTTCATCATATTGTAAGAGTTATGGACTGTTACTTACATGAaggtattaaagtattatatagagTTGCCATGGCTATACTAAagctttttcataaaaatactagTAAAAGAAATTCTCCTTGGGCTTTAGAAGCTCTTAATAATGGATTAGAAGCtactttaatgaaattttgTAGACAAATGCCTGTTAGtcctaataaattgttaaaaacagCATTTAATATTCGAGCATTAAGTGCTGCATATTTACAtagaatttttgttaaaaccgAAATGTCAATGAAGTCAAAAGCAATTGTTTCAAATTCACATCAATTGATAAGGTCTCGATCAAGTGAAAATTTGCCTACTAGTCAATCTCAAGTAAATATTCAACTCCTATCTCATACACTTAGTACACGAGAACTTTTTACATTATGGTCATGGTTACCTATGAGAATTACAATGTATcaacctattttattatatactacagaAGAGCATGGATGCAGTTTGActacgttttattttagagTTGAACAGCATGAaccaacattattaattattaaaacttgtaCTGATGATGTATTTGGAGCTTATTGTTCAACTAAATGGCTGGAGAGGAATAGAAAAGATGATAGAGGAAACAGGACAGCATATTTTGGAACTGGAGAAACATTTCTATTTAGCTTGTTTCCTGAAAGATCAAAATATCCATGGGTTGGTATGGAAAATGATAATGTTTGTCATTCAAATGAACTTTTTATGGCTGCTGATTCTAAAATGATAACTATCGGTGGTGGTGATGGTCAAGCTATTTGGATGGATGAAAATATAAGATTTGGAAAATCAGATAGCTGCTCAACGTTTAATAATCCACCACTTTGTCCCGGAAAAGATTTCGAAATCAAAGTGTTGGAAGTTTATGGTTTTGGTGGTGCAATTCTGTGA
- the LOC113548038 gene encoding target of rapamycin complex 2 subunit MAPKAP1-like isoform X3: protein MGGENVLQTISTSKYDIYPGIEDNEEEEELAESLDIHTEFGVRRQRSHTSVQLERLQRNMIKSANVRHVKWEITPVSLTDEEKAELFPKKDISHQKKNYVSELSKLLKACPYLPLNPFREYSKYDGNAQLGEATRKYGIFITMLNLERRNYPMQVSIIATAKVHDLIGLVCWKCTIEYPDCTLKDSVDCYALYIAEDDGEVDFDFPCLDSRETVAKFGFGFLAIVERDSKLAPATSNHSPTSQEGNSVLCENVNTKAQQQLEGELNKLLAIEAPLYQLYHVNILNKVRAKIEIHLGISGQKIELDPVVKQRSSSKFPWTKQKPATYDMDCVVACDLTETKSNNRAVLRLVYDSTALSSSIGDSAPSQQGTAVWSNFKHHDFEAEQKVAEDIVQKINNILELRCSVRRQEYISLRERKSHRRRSFHLGPR, encoded by the exons ATGGGTGGAGAAAATGTGCTTCAAACAATATCCACATCAAAATATGACATATACCCAGGAATTGAAGATaatgaagaagaagaagaattgGCAGAATCACTTGATATTCATACtg aatttggaGTTCGACGTCAGCGATCTCATACATCAGTTCAGTTAGAACGTCTGCAaagaaatatgataaaatctgCTAATGTGCGCCATGTAAAATGGGAAATAACACCCGTTTCCCTTACag atgaaGAAAAGGCTGAATTATTTCCTAAAAAAGACATCAGTcaccagaaaaaaaattatgtttctgaattatctaaattattgaaaGCTTGCCCATACCTACCACTGAATCCATTTCGagaatattctaaatatgatggaaat gccCAGCTAGGTGAAGCTACTAGAAAATATggcatatttataactatgctTAATTTAGAACGCCGTAACTATCCTATGCAAGTATCAATTATAGCCACTGCAAAAGTACATGATCTAATTGGTTTAGTTTGCTGGAAATGCACTATTGAATATCCAGATTGCACATTAAa GGATAGTGTTGATTGTTATGCACTTTACATAGCAGAAGATGATGGCGAagttgattttgattttccaTGTTTAGACTCTCGAGAGACTGTTGCTAAATTTGGATTTGGGTTCTTAGCTATTGTTGAACGTGACAGTAAATTAGCACCAGCTACTTCAAATCATTCCCCTACATCACA GGAAGGAAATTCTGTCTTGtgtgaaaatgtaaatactaaag CTCAACAACAACTAGAAGgagaattaaataaacttctTGCTATTGAAGCACCTTTATACCAATTATATCatgtgaatattttgaataaagttAGAGCAAAAATAGAAATACACCTAG GGATATCTGgacaaaaaatagaattagATCCAGTTGTAAAGCAAAGATCTAGTTCTAAATTTCCATGGACAAAACAAAAGCCAGCTACGTATGACATGGATTGTGTGGTAGCATGTGATCTTACAGAAACAAAATCTAACAATCGTGCTGTCTTAAGACTTGTATATGATAGTACCGCATTAAGCTCTAGTATTGGAGATAGTGCCCCTAGTCAACAAGGTACTGCTGTATGGAGTAATTTCAAACACCATGATTTTGAAGCTGAACAAAAAGTAGCTGAagatattgtacaaaaaatcaataatattttagaactcAGATGTAGTGTAAGAAGACAGGAATATATCTCATTACGTGAACGTAAGTCACATCGCAGAAGAAGCTTTCATCTTGGTCCAAGATAA
- the LOC113556457 gene encoding glutamine synthetase — MPGNGLLETSPNYVINKAVAARFQQLPQPKDKVQVMYVWIDGTGQDLRAKSRTIDFIPTKPEELPIWNYDGSSTYQSQGENSDTFLYPVAIFNDPFRLAPNKLVMCETYKHDHTPTGTNHRKAALETMTKAADQKPWFGIEQEYTLLDTDGKPFGWPKTGFPGPQGPYYCGVGADKVYGRDIVEAHYRACLYAGINISGENAEVMPAQWEFQVGPCEGISIGDHLWMARFILHRVAEEFGIVVTLDPKPVPGDWNGAGAHCNFSTQAMRENNGIIEIEKAIDKMSKQHMRHIKAYDPNEGKDNERRLTGKHETSSIHDFSAGVANRGASIRIPRGCAEEKKGYLEDRRPASNCDPYRVTEVIVRTVCLNE, encoded by the exons ATGCCGGGAAACGGTTTATTGGAAACTTCCCCCAACTATGTTATCAACAAAGCGGTCGCAGCTAGATTCCAACAGCTGCCCCAACCCAAGGATAAAGTACAAGTCATGTATGTTTGGATCGACGGAACTGGACAAGATCTTAGAGCCAAGTCTAGAACAATAGACTTTATTCCTACAAAACCCgaag aACTCCCAATATGGAATTACGATGGAAGCTCTACGTACCAATCCCAAGGAGAAAACtcagatacatttttatatccaGTGGCCATTTTTAATGACCCGTTCAGGTTGGCACCGAACAAACTTGTCATGTGCGAAACGTACAAACACGATCACACTCCAACtg GTACAAATCACCGTAAAGCCGCTTTGGAAACCATGACTAAAGCTGCCGACCAAAAACCGTGGTTTGGCATCGAACAAGAGTACACTTTACTCGACACTGATGGCAAACCGTTCGGATGGCCAAAGACTGGATTCCCAGGTCCCCAG gGACCGTACTATTGCGGTGTCGGTGCTGATAAAGTGTACGGACGTGACATTGTGGAGGCTCATTATCGTGCATGTCTGTACGCCGGAATCAACATATCTGGAGAGAACGCCGAAGTTATGCCAGCTcag TGGGAATTCCAAGTTGGACCATGTGAAGGTATTAGCATTGGTGATCATTTGTGGATGGCTCGTTTCATATTGCACCGTGTTGCTGAAGAATTTGGTATTGTGGTAACACTTGATCCAAAGCCAGTACCAGGAGATTGGAATGGCGCTGGTGCCCATTGCAATTTCTCAACTCAAGCTATGAGAGAAAACAATGGAATAAT TGAAATTGAAAAGGCCATTGACAAGATGTCTAAACAACATATGAGACATATTAAGGCATACGATCCCAACGAAGGCAAAGATAACGAACGTCGTTTGACTGGAAAACACGAAACTTCTTCCATTCACGATTTCTCTGCCG GCGTGGCTAACCGTGGTGCCAGTATTCGTATTCCTCGTGGTTGTGCCGAAGAGAAGAAGGGCTACTTAGAAGATCGTAGACCAGCGTCCAACTGTGATCCATACAGAGTGACCGAAGTCATTGTACGCACTGTATGCctaaacgaataa